The Solanum pennellii chromosome 11, SPENNV200 genome contains a region encoding:
- the LOC107003096 gene encoding UPF0496 protein 1-like, with translation MGNECTKPKKQSRAAKPESNGVSPDLSSYESACEEDPELGRFDSALKARTSLALNSIAVNSDYNSLSLESLRDVTLCFLDMNQGVVNFILESKKDIWKDPDIFDLVKVYLDSSIHIMNFCSSLDDSLERARNSQSIIQVALTKFENEINGNQGDSHLLFTETLQQFKSFKAAGDPFTAKFFSSFQAVYTHQNALLTKLKSKMSKLDKKLNRVKTWKRVSNIIFATVFVSAIICSIVAAAVTAPPMVTALAAAASVPLGTVGKWINSMWNKYEDELKRDRVILNSMEAGTFLVIQDLVNIQVLVDKLQIIFEGLLHSANFAINGADSVTSAMEEVKKNVNGFSETIELLSDHAKKCSQDISMARTVILRRIVSQPSSSNQGSGMFFD, from the coding sequence atgGGTAATGAGTGCACTAAACCCAAGAAGCAGAGCCGAGCGGCGAAACCAGAAAGTAATGGGGTTTCACCAGATCTAAGCTCATATGAATCAGCTTGTGAAGAAGATCCAGAACTTGGACGGTTTGATTCTGCTCTTAAAGCAAGAACATCTTTAGCTCTCAATTCTATAGCTGTTAACTCCGACTATAATTCCCTTTCTCTTGAGTCTTTACGTGATGTTACTTTATGCTTCCTAGATATGAACCAAGGTGTTGTCAATTTCATTCTTGAAAGCAAAAAAGATATATGGAAAGACCCAGATATCTTTGATCTTGTTAAGGTTTATCTTGACAGTAGTATTCACATTATGAACTTCTGTTCTTCTCTTGATGACTCTCTTGAACGTGCTCGAAATAGTCAGTCAATAATTCAAGTAGCACTCACAAAGTTTGAGAATGAGATCAATGGAAATCAAGGGGATTCACATCTTCTCTTTACAGAAACTTTACAACAATTCAAGAGTTTTAAGGCTGCTGGTGACCCTTTTACTGCTAAGTTTTTCTCATCATTTCAGGCAGTTTATACGCACCAAAATGCTTTGTTGACTAAACTCAAGTCAAAAATGAGTAAACTTGATAAGAAATTGAATAGAGTCAAGACTTGGAAGAGAGTGTCCAATATCATTTTTGCTACTGTGTTTGTTTCTGCTATAATTTGCTCAATTGTTGCTGCAGCTGTCACAGCACCACCAATGGTGACAGCATTAGCAGCTGCAGCCTCAGTGCCCTTGGGGACAGTGGGGAAATGGATAAATTCCATGTGGAACAAGTATGAGGATGAGTTGAAGAGGGATAGGGTCATATTGAATTCAATGGAAGCTGGTACTTTTCTTGTGATTCAAGACTTGGTAAATATTCAGGTTTTGGTGGATAAATTGCAGATAATTTTTGAGGGGTTGTTGCATAGTGCAAATTTTGCAATCAACGGAGCTGATTCAGTCACGAGTGCAATGGAAGAGGTCAAGAAGAATGTGAATGGCTTTTCAGAAACCATTGAGCTTTTGAGTGACCATGCTAAAAAATGTAGCCAAGATATTAGCATGGCGCGAACTGTGATCTTGCGCAGGATTGTCAGCCAACCCAGTAGCTCGAATCAGGGCTCTGGTATGTTCTTTGACTGA